One segment of Solanum stenotomum isolate F172 chromosome 1, ASM1918654v1, whole genome shotgun sequence DNA contains the following:
- the LOC125868090 gene encoding extensin-3-like — MESLGKLGKWSFLTVALAICLVASTVVADYSYEYTSPSPSHNSNKYYKSPSPSNYHVPTPYYKKPYPSHYYYKSPAPSKHAYYKSPSPAKYYQSHVPSKHYYYKSPIVTKYYKSHVPSKHYYKSPVATKYYYKSPTPSKHYYKSPAPSKYYYKSPSPTKYYKSPSPAKYYKSPTPSTHYYYKSPSPTKYYKSPTPSKYYKSPSPTKYYKSPVYYKSPPPPPKYYEQPPTYYNSPPPPKTYEQSPTYYSPPPPLYYKETPTYASPPPPEKYEEPVTYASPPPPEKYEEPVTYASPPPPSPSPPPPTYY; from the coding sequence ATGGAAAGCTTAGGGAAGTTGGGGAAATGGTCTTTTCTAACAGTTGCTTTGGCAATTTGCTTAGTAGCCAGCACTGTTGTTGCTGATTACTCTTATGAGTATACTTCACCCTCACCTTCTCACAACTCTAACAAGTACTACAAGTCACCATCTCCATCCAACTATCATGTGCCCACTCCTTATTACAAGAAACCTTATCCATCACATTATTACTACAAGTCACCAGCACCCTCAAAGCACGCTTATTACAAATCACCATCACCAGCAAAATATTACCAGTCACATGTTCCTTCAAAGCATTACTACTACAAGTCACCCATTGTAACCAAGTATTACAAGTCACATGTTCCTTCAAAGCACTACTACAAGTCACCAGTTGCAACAAAGTATTACTACAAGTCCCCAACTCCTTCAAAGCATTATTACAAATCACCCGCTCCTTCTAAGTATTACTACAAGTCCCCATCTCCAACAAAGTACTACAAGTCCCCATCTCCAGCAAAGTACTACAAGTCACCTACTCCATCAACACACTATTACTACAAATCACCATCCCcaacaaaatattacaaatcaCCCACTCCATCTAAATACTACAAGTCACCTTCACCAACAAAATACTACAAGTCACCAGTTTACTACAAgtcacctccacctccaccaaaATACTACGAGCAACCACCAACTTATTACAATTCTCCACCTCCTCCAAAGACCTATGAACAATCACCTACATACTACTCACCTCCACCACCACTGTACTACAAAGAAACACCAACCTATGCCTCACCGCCACCACCTGAGAAGTACGAGGAACCTGTCACCTATGCTTCACCGCCACCACCTGAGAAGTACGAGGAACCTGTCACCTATGCTTCACCTCCACCCCCATCACCATCTCCCCCACCACCAACCTACTACTAG
- the LOC125868080 gene encoding extensin-3-like has translation MKSLGKLGQWSFLTVALAICLIANTVVADYSYEYTSPSPSHNSNKYYKSPSPSNYHVPTPYYKKPYPSHYYYKSPAPSKHTYYKSPSPAKYYKSHVPSKHYYKSPIVTKYYKSHVPSKHYYKSPVATKYYYKSPTPSKHYYKSPVATKYYKSPTPSNHYYKSPSPSKYYYKSPTPSKSYYKSPSPAKYYKSPTPSTHYYYKSPSPTKYYKSPVYYKSPPPPPTYYEKSPSYYKSPPPPPKYYEQSPSYYNSPPPPPKYYEQSPLSYKSPPPPPKYYEQSPTYYKSPPPPYYSESTPSYKSPPPPPKSYEQSPSTYNSPPPPKTYEQSPSYYSPPPPPYYKQTPTYASPPPPEKYEQSVTYASPPPPSPTY, from the coding sequence ATGAAAAGCTTAGGGAAGTTGGGGCAATGGTCTTTTCTAACAGTTGCTTTGGCAATTTGCTTAATAGCCAACACTGTTGTTGCTGATTACTCTTATGAGTATACTTCACCCTCACCTTCTCACAACTCTAACAAGTACTACAAGTCACCATCTCCATCCAACTATCATGTACCCACTCCTTATTACAAGAAACCTTATCCATCACACTACTACTACAAATCACCAGCACCTTCAAAGCACACCTATTACAAATCGCCATCTCCAGCTAAATATTACAAGTCACATGTTCCTTCAAAGCATTACTACAAGTCACCCATTGTAACAAAGTATTACAAGTCACATGTTCCTTCAAAGCACTACTACAAGTCACCGGTTGCAACAAAGTATTACTACAAGTCCCCAACTCCTTCAAAGCACTACTATAAGTCACCAGTTGCAACAAAGTATTACAAGTCTCCTACTCCTTCAAATCATTATTACAAGTCACCCTCTCCTTCAAAGTATTACTACAAGTCCCCAACTCCATCAAAGAGCTACTACAAATCTCCATCGCCCGCAAAGTATTACAAGTCGCCAACTCCATCAACACATTATTACTACAAGTCGCCTTCACCAACAAAATATTACAAGTCACCAGTTTACTACAAGtctcctccaccaccaccaactTATTACGAGAAATCGCCTTCGTACTACAAgtcacctccacctccaccaaaATACTATGAGCAATCACCTTCTTACTACAACTCACCTCCTCCCCCACCAAAATACTATGAACAATCGCCATTATCTTACAAATCTCCACCACCTCCACCAAAATACTACGAGCAATCACCAACTTATTACAAGTCTCCACCTCCACCATACTACTCAGAATCTACACCTTCCTATAAATCTCCTCCACCTCCTCCAAAATCCTACGAACAATCACCTTCGACCTACAATTCACCACCTCCTCCAAAGACCTATGAACAATCCCCATCATACTattcaccaccaccaccaccatacTACAAGCAAACACCAACCTATGCCTCACCACCACCACCTGAGAAATACGAGCAATCTGTCACCTATGCTTCACCTCCACCCCCGTCACCAACCTACTAA